TACATTTAGCAAAGGCACACTTGTGTGAATGCTAGGTTGTTTTGTTTACTTGTTTGATTAGTATTTTGGACATGAATaaattgttttttcttttaccCTGCCTCTGATTCATATTTTGTGAAAGAGAGGACCTTTTACTCTCTGTAATACCATGTAGAAAGAAATTTAGATTTTACTTACAATAGGTTACTTTAAAATCACATGAGAAAATAACACATTAACAACTATTTTGTATGTTAAAGTTAAGCATAATCTCCAAAATGGACATCTTATCAAGGTAGTGAACAAAATGTCCATTCATTCTGACATCGTTGACACCAGATGGCAGGAATGTTAatcaaatgacataagataGAAAACCTGTGAGACAGCAATTGAACACATGACAAGACACACGAGGTAAAAACCAAAAAGTACTTTAATTTGAAAAGTCAAACAAATGCTTAAATACAAAGTGctgtgcaaaaacaaaaaaatgtgcaaACAAAAAGTTTTAAAGTGTTAAAGCACTAGTGGCTGGATGGTGGAACAGGGTCACGGCGACTACTCAACACCTGCACAAGCTGACTGAGTGTGCCTAGGAAAGCCTGATTAAAGCTTGCAGACTGCTCCATGTGTTGCTGAGTTATTTCAGCCTCATGCCGCCTTGCCTCACGAGCATCCTCCAGCATCATTTCAAAGCGCCGGTCACGACGGTCCTCCATCCTCTCCAGCCACTCCTGCTGCCTCTCATCAGCTGCCTGCATCTCGACCAGGGCCGCAACAACATCCTGTTGCCCCCTTTTCCTCTTGCCTAGAAATACAAACAGACAGGAATGTTGGCTGGTTAGCGAAACATTTGTATCCTTTGATTTTTGCAAACCAACATAAGGGTGAGGCATCTAGTGTACTACAACGCAATGTCCAGATTATACTGTATAAAATCTGTATAATACTATAATATTTATGTTCAGTAAGTGACTTTTCACTCTGGTATTCACGTCTTACCGATGGTTATACGCCGGGGTTCACTCGAAGGAGATGGAGCAATGTTTTCTGCTGGTGTCGGTGTTGATGTCCTGACACTGGCAGGCGCACTTGAGCTCTCAGAGGTGGACAACATCTCATCAAGTCCCTCTGTTTCCTCCTGACAGCTAGGATCTTCAACTgaaaagttacacaagtcacgTTAATTAC
This region of Pseudorasbora parva isolate DD20220531a chromosome 6, ASM2467924v1, whole genome shotgun sequence genomic DNA includes:
- the LOC137079095 gene encoding zinc finger and SCAN domain-containing protein 29-like, with the translated sequence MSARSLTLPWSSQEVQTLLGILGEEGVQRELDGMVRNEKVFQHVSERMALEGFQRTSEQCRTKSKKLRSDYRKVKDHNSRSGVHRKKWKWFDMMDAIYGHRPASLGREGGIDTATSLLESMMESVVEDPSCQEETEGLDEMLSTSESSSAPASVRTSTPTPAENIAPSPSSEPRRITIGKRKRGQQDVVAALVEMQAADERQQEWLERMEDRRDRRFEMMLEDAREARRHEAEITQQHMEQSASFNQAFLGTLSQLVQVLSSRRDPVPPSSH